AGACACTCAGAATGTACTCTAACAAGTACTCCTTTATCAGATGGTATATCACCTTTTACAAATGCAACATGGTTCTGTGGATCTATATCACTTTCATATACAATCGCCCTGAAATCACCGAATTCGGTAGGTATCATTGCAGACGCTGCTTCTCTAACAAGGCTTTCAGAACTAAGTCGGTAACTGATCAGATCCGCGATAGATGCTATTTTAATATCATGTTTTTCTGCAAATTTCTCTAAATCAGGAAGGCGTGCCATATCACCATCGTCGTTCATTATTTCGCAAATAACTGCAGCCGGTTTTAATCCTGCAAGTCTCGAGAGATCAACCGAGCCCTCTGTGTGACCTGCTCTAACCAACACTCCTCCTGGTCTTGATATTAAAGGAAAAACATGACCTGGCCGAATAAAATCCTGAGGCTTTGCATCATCAGATATGGCTAAACTTACAGTAGATGCTCTATCAAAAGCGGAGATTCCTGTAGTTACGTCTTTAATAGCATCAATAGAAATAGTAAAAGCAGTATGCTCAGGAACTGAATTATATTCTGGCTTAATTGGCTGAAGACCAATCTTATCTGCATTTTCTTTGGTTAAAGCCAAGCATATTAGTCCTCTACCATGCGTAGCCATGAAATTAATAGTTTCAGCGCTGGCATATTCAGCTGCAACGACTAAATCACCTTCATTTTCCCTATCCTTGTCATCGACAAGGATCACCATCTTGCCATTTTGTATGTCTGAAATAGCTTCTTCAATAGTACTAATGGGCATTTCTTTTTTTCACCCCATATAAGAATTAAAAATAGCCTAAATTCATAGGCTTATCCAACGTAGAATATATGCAACACTATAACTTTGTCAAATATTGCGGGCACGCTTTTTTAGCTGATTATTGGACATTTTCTGTAACGACAAGATCGGCTACTAGGTTCGTAAATGCTTTGTTATAATAGGTTTTTTTATCAGCATATACGATAAACACCCCTATGTCTTTATGTTCCTCTACAAACATAAGGGCTTTTTGACTACCCATAACAAATAGTGCTGTAGCATAGGCATCAGCGAGAGCAGCGCTTTGATCCATTACAACTGTCAGGCTCAAAAAATCATGACCTGGTTTTCCAGTCTCAGGAATAATTAAATGATGATAGACATTTCCATCAACGTTTATATATCTCTCATAACTTCCGCTTGTTGATATTGCTAAATCTTTATTTGCAGTTTTGAATGTCGCAATCGCTCCTATATTGTTGGGATTTTGTATAGCTATTTCCGCAGTATGACCAAAGACTTTAAAATCTCCGGATAATGATACCACCCCACTTTCAACTCCCCTATCTTTTAGTACATCCACAGCGCTCTGTACTGCAAAACCCTTTCCAATGCCGCCAAGATCAATCATCATCCCTTTTCTTTTTAAATATGCGGTATCACCTTTGAGAATTAAATCTTTATAATTTACAAGAGCTTTTGCCTTATCTATTTGTTCAATATTAGGCTCTGTGCCGTCATCTCTCCCAAATCTGTATACGGCTATAGTCAAGGCCCCTATGGTAGGATCAAAAGCACCGTCAGTTTGTGAGGCAATACTTTTAGAGAGCTTAAGTACCTTTTTTACCTGAGGATCAATATTGACAGGTGTTATACCTGCATTCTTATTTATAAGGCTTATTTGGCTGCTGGGATTATAATCCGACAAAAGGTTATCAAGTTCTTTTATCTTATTAAAAGCAGTATTAACATCCTCTTGATTGCCGCCATAAATCAGAACTCG
This region of Thermodesulfobacteriota bacterium genomic DNA includes:
- a CDS encoding bifunctional 3,4-dihydroxy-2-butanone-4-phosphate synthase/GTP cyclohydrolase II translates to MPISTIEEAISDIQNGKMVILVDDKDRENEGDLVVAAEYASAETINFMATHGRGLICLALTKENADKIGLQPIKPEYNSVPEHTAFTISIDAIKDVTTGISAFDRASTVSLAISDDAKPQDFIRPGHVFPLISRPGGVLVRAGHTEGSVDLSRLAGLKPAAVICEIMNDDGDMARLPDLEKFAEKHDIKIASIADLISYRLSSESLVREAASAMIPTEFGDFRAIVYESDIDPQNHVAFVKGDIPSDKGVLVRVHSECLTSDVFGSLRCDCGPQVKHAMRMIEKEGTGVILYMRQEGRGIGLVNKLKAYALQDDGLDTVEANEALGFKPDLRDYGIGAQILRDLGVRQMRLLTNNPKKIKGIEGFGLEVVERVPIEIIPNDNNSNYLKVKKEKLGHLLSMVDE
- a CDS encoding FAD:protein FMN transferase, with translation MRVKQIYVYITLILFLVSCSEGPTNLEPIERMQSHMGTYARVLIYGGNQEDVNTAFNKIKELDNLLSDYNPSSQISLINKNAGITPVNIDPQVKKVLKLSKSIASQTDGAFDPTIGALTIAVYRFGRDDGTEPNIEQIDKAKALVNYKDLILKGDTAYLKRKGMMIDLGGIGKGFAVQSAVDVLKDRGVESGVVSLSGDFKVFGHTAEIAIQNPNNIGAIATFKTANKDLAISTSGSYERYINVDGNVYHHLIIPETGKPGHDFLSLTVVMDQSAALADAYATALFVMGSQKALMFVEEHKDIGVFIVYADKKTYYNKAFTNLVADLVVTENVQ